Proteins co-encoded in one Rhodospirillaceae bacterium genomic window:
- a CDS encoding tetratricopeptide repeat protein — protein MSQILSPDCESELLTFAQSEYGIILKGSQRKRLNDAFQISRKKFGHETSEDYTNSLFAAKPDDAERTDFVSCITVEESYFFRDADQIEFIRKTWLPRMLEKKRRASDKHIRIWCAGCSFGQEPYTVAILLKEELPEFRDWTIHLLASDINVDALQQAIKGQYTSWSFRTTSDKMKSKYFKSVGGYSKISPEITRMVEFEYLNLLSPNFPSIMNGTSHLDLILCRNVFIYFDADTSSQIMQRFSQCLSPGGHLIVGASDLAETSQESMEFIFENSINYFRKPTEEFIPPKAARTPKYRRPSQGRRAEDNRRPTRPFKKISRKRVTKPKIKAEVKSVEDLATLAKSGAWAEVRNEVGAAIRQEGETPENLCLLAEALANLGKTEEAITASEESLLLDPMNDRAVFINGLILMELGDTQQAEKQFKRALYLNRQFMDAHYQLGLLQLRNGKRTAAVKSLKNALDIVSTESSQHASETLADVLRGEIEMLSGINKIG, from the coding sequence ATGAGCCAAATACTTTCGCCAGATTGCGAGAGCGAACTGCTTACGTTTGCCCAAAGTGAATATGGGATTATCCTTAAAGGTAGCCAGCGCAAGCGGCTTAATGATGCCTTTCAAATTAGTCGAAAAAAATTCGGCCATGAGACCAGTGAGGATTACACAAATTCGCTGTTTGCCGCGAAGCCAGACGATGCTGAGCGCACGGACTTCGTTTCCTGCATCACGGTCGAGGAAAGCTATTTCTTCCGTGACGCCGATCAAATTGAATTTATTCGAAAGACCTGGCTTCCGCGTATGCTCGAGAAAAAAAGGCGGGCAAGTGATAAACATATCCGCATTTGGTGTGCTGGATGTTCCTTTGGTCAAGAACCCTATACGGTGGCGATCCTATTAAAAGAAGAACTTCCAGAATTTCGCGACTGGACAATTCATTTACTCGCATCGGATATAAATGTCGATGCCTTGCAACAGGCAATAAAGGGACAGTACACGTCCTGGTCGTTTCGGACCACGTCAGACAAGATGAAGAGTAAGTATTTTAAATCTGTCGGCGGCTATTCCAAAATATCTCCGGAAATCACTCGAATGGTTGAATTCGAGTATCTGAATTTATTAAGTCCTAATTTTCCATCCATTATGAATGGGACTTCCCATCTGGACCTGATCCTGTGCAGGAACGTGTTTATTTATTTCGACGCGGACACATCCAGTCAAATCATGCAAAGGTTTTCGCAGTGCTTAAGCCCGGGCGGACATCTTATCGTTGGCGCATCCGATTTGGCAGAGACGTCCCAAGAAAGCATGGAATTTATATTTGAAAATTCCATAAATTATTTCCGAAAACCAACTGAAGAATTTATCCCGCCGAAGGCCGCACGCACGCCGAAATATAGAAGACCTAGCCAGGGCCGACGTGCAGAAGATAACAGGCGGCCGACAAGACCGTTTAAAAAGATTTCTCGAAAACGTGTCACCAAGCCTAAAATTAAAGCAGAAGTCAAATCGGTTGAGGATCTCGCAACTCTTGCCAAATCGGGTGCGTGGGCAGAGGTTCGAAATGAGGTCGGGGCTGCAATACGGCAAGAGGGTGAGACACCTGAAAATTTGTGCCTACTGGCGGAGGCCCTAGCTAACCTTGGTAAAACAGAAGAAGCAATTACCGCATCGGAGGAAAGTCTTTTATTAGACCCTATGAATGACAGGGCGGTATTCATAAATGGCTTAATTTTGATGGAGTTAGGAGATACCCAGCAAGCCGAAAAGCAATTTAAGCGAGCACTATACCTGAACCGTCAGTTTATGGATGCGCATTACCAGCTAGGGCTCTTGCAATTGCGGAATGGCAAACGGACTGCTGCTGTTAAATCGCTGAAAAATGCGCTGGATATTGTCTCCACCGAGTCATCGCAACATGCATCGGAAACTTTAGCGGATGTGCTTCGCGGGGAAATCGAAATGCTGTCCGGTATAAATAAAATTGGGTAG
- a CDS encoding chemotaxis protein CheW, with translation METQANNYLNLLNFRVVDMLLSADLSHIDKVLSLVAFNRVPLGPNCLVGIMTYEGVSIPVIDIAIRLELENIAPYTLETPIIVCSHKGNSVGLIASSIYGVAATAPDALQLGEIFEDGAPPCKGVVKTANGQSFLLDLDRMLDVDLSALEDKLSSPASAGYQIKGP, from the coding sequence TTGGAAACACAAGCAAACAATTACCTGAATTTACTCAATTTTCGTGTGGTCGACATGTTGTTATCCGCCGACCTGTCCCATATCGACAAAGTGCTATCACTGGTTGCCTTTAATAGGGTTCCCCTAGGCCCTAATTGTCTCGTTGGAATTATGACCTATGAGGGGGTCAGCATTCCGGTGATTGATATCGCAATTCGCTTGGAACTGGAAAATATCGCGCCCTACACCCTGGAAACGCCTATCATCGTCTGTTCGCATAAGGGAAATTCGGTCGGTCTTATTGCCTCAAGTATCTATGGTGTCGCCGCGACGGCACCGGATGCGCTTCAGCTTGGTGAAATTTTTGAAGACGGGGCCCCACCATGCAAAGGCGTCGTTAAAACAGCAAACGGCCAATCATTTCTGTTGGATTTAGACCGCATGCTCGACGTCGACCTCAGCGCGTTGGAAGATAAATTGAGTAGCCCTGCGTCGGCAGGATATCAAATCAAGGGCCCCTAA
- a CDS encoding aldehyde ferredoxin oxidoreductase codes for MRKYLNIDLETQSIETETLDGETIAKAGRYHIAKTLLAAGAATVDPLSPENPLIFSVGPFAGTNFSNANRLSVGCKSPLTGGIKEANSGGTFGFAMGQLEIAGFTLNGACKDWTIIYIPKEGEIRFESAEGFMGKGNFETAEMLHEKYGDKVSLALCSPVGEYLGLMSGIAFSDPENRPERIAARGGVGAVMGSKKVKAIICEKNKLPTFKERKKVIMSVREYGQKLDEQPAVQNLKKLGTAMMGDVMNHMGGIPVRGFSSGQVVDRDKERFKLGGDYIREQNMERGGDPSHACMPGCQIRCSNVYVDKDGEEVVSPVEYETLGLMGTNCGLENPDDLAKVNAVANDLGIDTIEIGALLGMLMREGQAEFGDVDFMMEAMKEIGEGTERGKFLSQGTARVGEHHGFKHIPVIKKQAISAYDPRSIEVTGVSMMITAMGADHTTGNLAAFDCKDKTTEEIATASFGIQVDSAAADCLGMCLFGRSVTDTHHEFLTNTINDAYGSNLDPSFINETARQALILEAEFNKAAGFTDADDELPAFFYEESIAPTDKKARHHTKELNDYKSKWIAENSA; via the coding sequence ATGCGTAAATATCTGAACATTGACCTAGAGACACAGTCCATCGAAACAGAAACTTTGGACGGCGAGACCATTGCTAAAGCTGGACGGTATCACATTGCCAAGACCCTGCTGGCAGCAGGTGCTGCGACAGTTGATCCGCTATCGCCCGAAAATCCACTGATATTCTCGGTCGGGCCTTTCGCAGGCACAAACTTTTCCAACGCCAATCGCCTCAGCGTCGGCTGCAAAAGTCCGCTCACCGGCGGCATCAAGGAAGCCAATTCCGGCGGCACCTTCGGCTTTGCCATGGGCCAATTGGAAATCGCCGGCTTCACCCTGAACGGAGCCTGCAAGGACTGGACGATTATCTACATCCCGAAAGAGGGCGAGATCCGGTTTGAATCGGCCGAAGGCTTCATGGGTAAAGGGAATTTTGAAACCGCAGAAATGCTGCACGAAAAATATGGCGACAAAGTTAGCTTGGCGCTCTGCAGTCCGGTCGGGGAATACCTGGGCTTGATGTCCGGCATTGCCTTCTCTGACCCCGAAAATCGCCCGGAACGCATTGCCGCGCGCGGTGGCGTTGGCGCCGTCATGGGCAGCAAGAAGGTCAAGGCCATCATCTGTGAAAAGAACAAGCTGCCGACCTTCAAAGAACGCAAGAAAGTCATCATGTCGGTGCGTGAATACGGCCAAAAGTTGGACGAGCAACCCGCCGTGCAGAACTTGAAAAAATTGGGCACGGCCATGATGGGTGACGTCATGAACCATATGGGCGGCATTCCTGTACGTGGCTTTAGCTCCGGCCAAGTCGTCGACAGAGATAAAGAACGTTTCAAGCTTGGTGGTGACTACATCCGCGAACAGAACATGGAACGCGGCGGCGACCCCAGCCATGCCTGTATGCCCGGTTGTCAAATTCGTTGCAGTAATGTTTATGTCGACAAGGACGGCGAAGAAGTTGTCTCTCCGGTCGAATACGAAACCCTTGGCCTGATGGGCACCAACTGCGGCCTTGAAAATCCAGACGACTTGGCCAAGGTCAATGCCGTCGCCAATGATTTGGGCATCGACACCATCGAAATCGGCGCCCTGTTGGGAATGCTGATGCGTGAAGGCCAAGCAGAATTTGGCGATGTGGACTTCATGATGGAAGCCATGAAAGAAATTGGCGAAGGCACGGAGCGTGGAAAGTTTCTATCCCAAGGGACTGCGCGGGTCGGCGAACATCATGGTTTCAAACACATCCCTGTGATTAAGAAACAAGCGATCAGCGCCTACGATCCTCGCTCCATCGAAGTTACCGGCGTCAGCATGATGATCACCGCCATGGGTGCGGACCACACGACCGGCAACTTGGCAGCCTTTGACTGCAAGGACAAAACCACCGAAGAAATTGCGACAGCCAGTTTCGGTATTCAAGTAGATTCAGCTGCCGCCGACTGCCTCGGCATGTGCCTGTTTGGACGGTCTGTCACTGACACTCATCACGAATTTCTGACCAACACGATCAACGATGCCTATGGGTCGAATCTTGACCCATCGTTCATCAATGAGACGGCACGCCAGGCCTTAATTCTGGAAGCCGAATTCAACAAGGCCGCTGGCTTCACCGATGCCGACGACGAATTGCCGGCGTTCTTCTATGAAGAAAGCATCGCGCCAACAGACAAGAAAGCCCGGCACCACACCAAAGAACTCAACGACTACAAATCCAAATGGATCGCTGAAAACTCAGCTTAG
- a CDS encoding TauD/TfdA family dioxygenase, with amino-acid sequence MNSATDITVTPLTPFIGAEISGVDLAQNLTDDAFEIIHQALLDNLVLLFRGQDIPPTAQIKFTERFGAVEGHPLKARKGHPEFDNLLALENKPELRGARNDFWHSDISCAAEPPALAFLQALTVPEGKGDTMFCNMYRAWDELAPDLKEKFDALTASHSGEAIRRRNTAADTDGNQDMTVPPAETHPVVRRHPETGRRALYTNRFFTTNFTGMSVEESAPLLEAIEEQATQADNIYRHSWRAGDTLLWDNRCTMHYAFYDYDESEPRLMHRTTAAGDRPQA; translated from the coding sequence ATGAATTCGGCGACAGACATCACCGTCACCCCCCTCACGCCCTTCATCGGCGCGGAAATTTCTGGGGTTGATTTGGCCCAAAATCTCACCGACGACGCCTTTGAGATTATCCATCAGGCCCTCCTCGACAATCTTGTTCTGCTGTTTCGCGGACAAGACATCCCGCCTACTGCCCAAATTAAATTCACCGAACGCTTTGGCGCGGTGGAGGGGCATCCTTTGAAGGCGCGGAAAGGCCATCCTGAGTTTGATAATTTGTTGGCGCTTGAGAACAAGCCGGAATTGCGGGGCGCACGGAATGACTTTTGGCATTCAGATATTTCGTGTGCGGCGGAGCCGCCTGCGCTGGCGTTTCTACAAGCGCTGACGGTGCCTGAAGGCAAGGGCGATACGATGTTTTGTAACATGTATCGGGCTTGGGATGAGTTAGCTCCGGACTTAAAAGAGAAATTCGATGCTCTGACCGCGTCACATTCAGGTGAAGCCATTCGCCGGCGCAATACGGCTGCAGATACAGACGGCAACCAAGACATGACCGTGCCCCCTGCTGAGACCCACCCTGTCGTGCGGCGTCACCCGGAAACCGGCCGCCGCGCACTTTATACCAATCGTTTTTTCACAACCAATTTTACTGGCATGTCTGTGGAAGAAAGCGCGCCTTTATTGGAGGCCATCGAGGAACAAGCAACCCAAGCCGATAACATCTATCGCCACAGCTGGCGGGCCGGCGATACGTTGCTGTGGGATAACCGTTGCACCATGCACTACGCATTTTATGATTATGATGAATCCGAACCGCGGCTGATGCACCGGACCACGGCAGCAGGTGATCGGCCGCAAGCTTAG
- a CDS encoding purine-binding chemotaxis protein CheW: MTKKPGLRARTKSIQAAMAAAEPKKPLPTDSQRAPEQALKTKVEAAVAPTANISATNSVDAYSLMPTGASDLKILEERAAVIGHRSNEALKELDREEFICFRLGAKELYGIPYSHADEVLLMTEVTPVPGTPGFIAGIINLRGALLSVMDLKFLFKVQTSDELEHPKIIVVSDGGTRFGIIVDEVIGNSQFTPSGLSPPVPSNGTQNLAYVSGIHEGKVTILNMNALFGDSNLVVNHKTA, from the coding sequence ATGACGAAGAAACCTGGCCTGCGGGCACGCACCAAGTCTATTCAGGCAGCGATGGCAGCGGCAGAGCCGAAAAAACCGCTCCCGACAGACTCACAGCGCGCTCCGGAACAAGCCCTGAAAACCAAGGTAGAAGCTGCCGTAGCGCCTACCGCAAACATCTCGGCCACAAATTCGGTCGATGCTTATTCGCTAATGCCCACAGGGGCTAGCGATCTAAAAATTCTTGAAGAACGCGCCGCCGTCATTGGCCACAGAAGCAACGAAGCCCTCAAAGAATTAGACCGTGAGGAATTTATTTGCTTCCGGCTTGGGGCAAAGGAACTTTACGGAATTCCTTATTCGCACGCGGATGAAGTATTGTTGATGACAGAAGTGACCCCCGTTCCGGGGACACCCGGTTTCATTGCCGGCATTATTAATCTTCGTGGCGCATTGCTCAGCGTTATGGACCTCAAATTTCTTTTCAAAGTACAGACGTCCGATGAATTGGAACATCCAAAAATTATCGTTGTTAGCGATGGCGGGACACGGTTTGGAATAATTGTTGATGAGGTCATTGGAAATTCTCAATTTACACCGTCTGGTTTATCGCCGCCGGTACCGTCGAATGGCACACAAAATCTCGCTTATGTTTCAGGAATTCATGAAGGCAAAGTTACCATTCTGAATATGAATGCGTTGTTTGGTGATTCGAACTTGGTCGTTAATCACAAAACAGCTTGA
- a CDS encoding ParA family protein, with amino-acid sequence MSNSFVARPRFTGNKKPNENDWEVMKVIGVCGRKGGSGKTTVAIHLAAELSSRGFKVIFIDCDIQGSATYWAEPGNLPMPVQHMALENENEVGAWSATVRGMDADYIVLDSPPHIDAALGGVIGVSDVTVLPATPSGLDLIAAAETIGLIRDFRKANGGEKPKIVLVPNRVDRRTTSGRELRFALRDLGEETAPELRARTAFVDAFNSGEWVGAYAPNSLARKEISVLTNRVTEILEQQE; translated from the coding sequence TTGTCTAATAGTTTCGTGGCTCGACCCCGATTTACGGGGAATAAGAAGCCGAATGAAAATGATTGGGAAGTTATGAAAGTTATTGGGGTGTGCGGGCGCAAAGGAGGGTCGGGGAAAACGACAGTCGCGATCCATTTGGCTGCCGAACTTTCGTCGCGTGGCTTCAAGGTAATTTTTATCGATTGCGATATACAGGGCAGCGCAACCTACTGGGCAGAACCAGGCAACCTCCCTATGCCAGTCCAACATATGGCGCTTGAAAATGAGAACGAGGTGGGCGCATGGTCAGCGACAGTTCGCGGAATGGATGCCGACTATATTGTTTTGGATAGCCCACCCCATATCGATGCCGCGCTAGGAGGCGTAATCGGTGTGTCTGACGTTACAGTTTTACCGGCAACACCTTCAGGGCTAGACCTCATTGCTGCGGCGGAGACAATTGGCTTAATCAGAGACTTCAGGAAAGCAAACGGTGGCGAGAAACCAAAAATCGTGCTTGTACCAAATCGGGTTGATCGCCGCACCACAAGCGGACGCGAATTACGCTTTGCCCTGAGAGACCTGGGCGAAGAAACAGCCCCTGAATTAAGAGCGCGGACTGCATTCGTGGACGCTTTTAATTCCGGTGAATGGGTTGGAGCCTATGCACCAAATAGCTTGGCGCGCAAAGAAATTTCGGTTCTGACGAACCGTGTCACTGAAATACTGGAGCAGCAGGAATGA
- a CDS encoding haloacid dehalogenase type II, which translates to MNQNKINRDSIGACVFDAYGTLFNVHAAAAKLKGELDGKADQLSQIWRTKQLEYTWLRSLMGNYAPFWQITGEALDYALGVVKIDNPALRQKLMDVYMQLDAYPEAADVLGKLKAAGIKTAILSNGSPEMLASAVNNAGLSDSLDAVLSVDGLQIFKPHPSVYQLSVDELGVEAGNICFMSSNAWDIAGGSHFGYQAVWVNRFGAEPERLPDGPVAVIESLDGLLEILI; encoded by the coding sequence ATGAACCAAAACAAGATCAATCGAGATAGCATCGGCGCCTGCGTTTTTGATGCGTATGGCACCTTGTTTAATGTTCATGCGGCGGCGGCCAAGCTGAAGGGGGAATTAGACGGCAAGGCGGATCAACTGTCGCAAATCTGGCGTACCAAGCAGCTGGAATACACTTGGTTGCGTAGCTTGATGGGAAATTACGCGCCGTTCTGGCAGATCACCGGGGAGGCGCTGGACTATGCATTAGGCGTCGTGAAGATTGACAATCCGGCTCTGCGGCAAAAGCTGATGGATGTTTACATGCAGTTGGATGCATATCCAGAGGCCGCGGACGTGCTTGGAAAATTGAAAGCAGCCGGCATAAAGACCGCGATTTTATCCAACGGGTCGCCGGAAATGCTGGCCTCTGCGGTGAATAATGCGGGGCTATCTGACAGCTTGGACGCCGTATTATCAGTCGACGGTCTGCAAATATTTAAGCCTCATCCGAGCGTCTATCAGTTATCTGTCGATGAATTGGGTGTGGAAGCCGGGAATATCTGCTTCATGTCCTCCAATGCCTGGGACATAGCCGGTGGTTCGCATTTTGGCTACCAGGCCGTTTGGGTCAATCGCTTTGGTGCGGAACCAGAGCGCCTACCGGATGGGCCAGTCGCGGTGATCGAGTCCTTGGATGGGCTTTTGGAAATCTTAATCTAA